Genomic DNA from uncultured Desulfuromusa sp.:
GATATCCTGATTCAGGCAGACAAAAGCATCCCAGGCAGGACAAAGCTGGTGAGCTTTTTTTTCATCAATGTAAAACACCCGAACTTTATCATCCTGATCACCGTAAACCAGTGGTACTTGATCTTCGGCTCCGACCTGACGAATGAAATTTTCGACTTCCTGCCGCAACACCACTGCCATTGGCAGAATGACGATATTGTCCTGTAGCTCCGTAAGATATCTCGCAGCCGTTGTTTTTCCCGAAGCAGCCTTCCCAGCAAATCCAATGATCATAAAACGCGGTCCTTATAAAAGAAAGAATCAGCCGAAGTTATCAGCGCATAAGAATATCAGGGTCGAGAGTTTACTTTAATCACAACAAAATTTGGAGTTTTTATTTGGCTCGGAAAAACATTGCTTGAGCAGGAAATCAATGATATAGATTCGCTGCGCGAAGACCACGGGGTTTTGTCCTTGTGGTCTTTTATTTTTATTTTTTATTTCAGGAAATGACACAACCATGATCAGTGCCACAAATATCTGTCTCGCCTATGGCAAACGTACCATTTTTAAAGATGTTAACATCAAGTTCGTTCCCGGCAACTGCTATGGACTGATTGGAGCCAATGGCGCTGGAAAATCGACTTTTCTCAAAATTCTAGCCGGAGAATCAGAAGCCGACAAAGGGGCGATTTCTGTCGGAACAGGTGAACGGATCGCAATGTTGCGCCAGGATCACTTTGCGTTTGACGAACACAGCGTCATCGACACGGTGATGATGGGACACGAGCGGCTATTCAAAGTAAAAGCCGAACGTGAAGCGATTTACGCCAAGACAGAGTTCACTGATGAAGACGGTGTTCGTTCAGGAGAGCTGGAGGCTGAATTTGCCGAGATGAACGGCTACGAAGCAGAATCGGAAGCGGCAGTGCTACTCAGTGGTCTTGGCATCGGTGACGATCTTCTCAGTAAACAGATGAAGGAGCTCGAGGGGGGTGAAAAGATACGGGTACTACTGGCCCAAGCTCTGTTTGGCAATCCTGATGTGCTTCTACTGGATGAACCCACCAACCACCTTGATCTGAAATCGATTCAATGGCTGGAAGACTTTCTCGCCCGGTTTCAGAATACCGTGATTGTTGTCTCACACGACCGACACTTTCTCAATCAGGTCTGCACCCACGTTGCCGATATCGACTTTGGAAAGATCACCGTTTATGTTGGTAACTACGATTTCTGGTACGAGGCCAGCCAGTTGGCACTGCATCAGAAGCAGGAAGAAAACCGCAAAGCCAGCGACAAAGCCGAAGAGTTGAAATCCTTTATTCAACGATTTTCGTCCAATGCATCGAAAGCCAAGCAGGCCACTTCACGGAAGAAGCTGCTGGAAAAATTGACCATAGAAGATATGCCCGTGTCCTCACGCCGATATCCTTTCGTGGTGTTTAAACCGGAACGAGCCTGTGGAGACATCATTCTTGAGATTAAAGACCTGTGCAAAAGCATTGATGGTGTCAAAGTGCTGGACTATTTCAGTCTGACCCTGAATAAAGGGGACAAGGTTGCCTTTATCGGTGGTGACAGCCTGATTAAAACCACCTTGTTTCAGATTCTCGAAGGTGTCATCGAGCCGGACAGCGGCAGCTTCCGCTGGGGAGTAACCATCACCCCGGCGTTTTTCCCGATCGATAACAGCAGCTACTTTGAAAAGGATTTAACTCTGGTCGACTGGTTACTACAGTTCGCCCCAACCGAGGGGGAAAGTTTTGCCCGTGGCTTTCTGGGACGGATGTTATTCTCCGGCGACGAGGCAAAAAAGCAGACTTCGGTTCTCTCCGGAGGAGAAAAGGTTCGCTGCATGCTCTCCAAAATGATGCTCAACGAGGCCAACGCTCTAATTTTTGATGAGCCGACTAATCACCTTGATCTAGAGTCAATCACTGCTCTGAACAACGGCCTGATGGCTTTTTCGGAAGTGCTCCTGTTTACCAGTCATGACCATAAATTTCTTTCAACCGTCGCTAACCGTATCATCGAATTTACCCCAGCCGGGTTCATTGACCGAACGCTTACTTTTGACGAATACCTTGAAAGCACCGAAGTTTCTAAAATGCGCGCTGAGCATTATCAGGGCGAGACGTATCTGAGCCTCTAGTACGGATAATCCCCTAGAGTTAAGGAGCAAATATGGCTATTCCCTGGCAGGTCCTCGACCGCTTTGAAACAGATGATGAAGGGGTGCTGGAACTGCGCAAGCGAGGTGCAGGTGATTTCCTAATTACCGTCGGTACACAGATTCTGATGAACAGCAAAGCGCAACGTTCAGAAATGGCACTCGGCAAGCTTGGTTGCCACCAGTTGAAAAAACACCCCAATCCACAGGTACTGGTTGGAGGTCTGGGGATGGCGATCACCTTGCGAGCTGTGCTGGATGAATTGACAGACTGTGCCAAAGTGCTAGTTGCTGAACTGAATCCAAAAATCAAGGAATGGTGTCTAGGGCCGTTGGCGGAATTAACCGCTGCAGCTGCCGCTGATCCTCGGGTCACTGTCAAAATCGGAGATGTCGCTCAACTGGTCAAGCTGGCAAAGCCCGAAAGCTTTGAGGCGATTATTTATGACCTCTATCGCGGGCCCGGACCACAGACCGACCGACGCAACGACCCCCTTTATGGCAGCCGCGCCATTGAGCAATGTCATCGTGCGCTGAAAAACGATGGGGTTTTCGCAATTTGGGGAGAAAACCCTGACCCTGGCTTTGAAAGCCGTCTTGATTCTGCAGGATTCGACGTGCGCTGTGAACGACCAGGCAAGGGTGGCTATCGTCATGCCGTCTGGGTCGCGACAAAAACCAACTGTACACTTAAAAACCACAGCCCGCAACGCAAGAGGAAGATTCAATGAAGAGTTTCATTCTGGAAGGTCGCAAATTTATCGAACTCTACAAAATTCTAAAAATTGAAGGATTGTCCTCCAGCGGCGGTGAAGCGAAAGCAGTGATTGCTGCAGGTCAGGTTTTGGTCAACGGAGCGACAGAAACACAGAAACGGAAAAAAATCACTGCCGGTGACACCGTTGAATTCAACAGTGAAAAAATTCTCGTTTGCTCCAATTGAGTCAAACTCCCCCTCAAGATCACCCTCTCTCGGAAAAAACAATCTCCTTGCGGGCAACTTTACGCAACCGTAAGCCCAGCAATATTGCCGCAACGCTGAGACCTATCAGCAAACTCAACCAGAAACCTTTAGCCCCGAGCGGAGAACCGAATGTATTGGTCAAAGCTAAACTGTACCCAAGGGGCAGACCAATCCCCCAGTAGGAAATAATAACCATCAACAACGGAACACGCGTATCTTTGTAGCCGCGCAAGGCTGCGGCCGCACCGACTTGAAAGGCGTCGGACAATTGATAGAGGGCATTCAAGTACAAAAGGCCGACGGCAATGGTGATAACCTGCTGATCATGTGTGTAGATCCCGGCAATGTGTCTGGCAAAGACCATAGTCAGAGCTGCGGTCAAGAGAGCAATCAATGAATTCAAAGTTATTCCCGCAATACTCACCAGTCGAGCTCTGTCAAAACGACGCCTGCCGATAGCGTGGCCAACCCGAATGGTGATGGCGCTGGAAATACTTAAAGGGATCATAAAAATCATGGAAGAATAATTCAGGGTAATCTGATGTGAAGCGACCGTCATCGCTCCCAGTGGCGACAAAAACAAAGCAATCAAGGCAAAAATACTGGCTTCTACCAGCAAAGAAATACCGATCGGCAGTCCCAGGCGAATGAACTGAACTGCGTCTTCGACACCACATTTCCTGGTAAGATCGAAAAAGTGGGTCATATTATAACGCCTGACCCGCCAGATAGTCAGAACCATGCAGCCACACATAAACCAGAGACTGAGAGCGGATGCCCAGCCGCAACCGGCTCCTCCCATGGCTGGAAAACCGAGTTTGCCGTAAATAAAAACATAATTGCCTGCCACATTCACAGGAATGCAGGCAAGGCCAATCAACATGCTGGGCCGTACCATCCCGAGGCCTTCGCTCAGATTTCGTAATAAAAAAAACAGAGTCAACGCTGGAACGCCCCAGGAAATCGCTTTAAGATAGTCAGCAGAAATAGCAGCAACCTGTGGGTCTACACCCATTGGGGAAAAAACGATGCTGGCATTACGTAGCAACAAAATGATTATGAGGACGAGGGGAAGCGAGACAAGAACTCCACGGCGCGCCAAGGGTCCGGTTTCAGAAATTTTCCCTGCTCCATACAATTGTGCAACCATAGGAGTAATTGCCAGCAGGACTCCATAAAGAAACAGAAACAGCGGCCCCCAGATACTGCCGCCAACCGCAACACCAGCAAGATCAGTGGCACTCACGCGGCCGGCCATCACGGTATCGGTAAAAGCAAGAGCTTGTTGTGCCAATTGCGCAGCCAGAATCGGCGCCGCCAGAGGAAGCAACAATCCGGCTTCGGTCCGTAGCAGCTTAAATTTCTTTCGATTAAAGTGAATCATGTAGGCTCAATATCTGGAGTGTGAATTAAATCTATTTGTGTCAGGGATGTTGATACACTCTTGTTTTGCAAGGGTCAATAAAGAACGCAGAAGTTTTGCCCATCCAGAAGATAAGGCCCATCGGATTCCATATCATAAAGCTGTAACTAATAAAGCTGGTGACGCTCTTAAATACTGGACAAATCATTGTTTTTAAGAGACAACTGACAGCGCTCTTTTCGCCACAGAAGAAGTCCTCTCCATGTCAGCTCTGAATTGACATCTTGCAGCAGAACAAAGGAATAAAGATAAAAGTGAGACACCACAGCAGCACCAGCCCTCAACCATTTCCACTGTTGAAATTACTGTTCGGCTCTATCTGTATCAGCTTTTCCCCCATTTTTATCAAACTTGCTGACGTTCCACCTGACACCGCAGGATTCTACCGACAGCTGTTCGCAGCGATGTCGCTCTTGGTGCTGATGTTTTTACGTCGCGAAAATCTGAAAATGGCACAACGCCCAAGGTTGTTGCTTTGGCTCGGCGGGGCTGTTCTAGCCATTGACTTTATGTGCTGGCACCGTAGTATCGTCCTTATTGGTCCCGGATTGTCAACGTTGCTGGCTAACTTTCAGATTTTCTTCACCGCCCTGTTTTCCTGGCTATTTTTCAAACAGAAGATTTCAAAGATGTTTATTCTGGCGGTAGTTATGGCCCTCTGCGGTCTGTTTTTTATTACTGGAGTTGACGTAAAGAGTCTTGAAAAGGGCTATGAATTGGGAATCCTTCTGGGCCTGATGGCAGCCATTTTTTATTCCGGCTATATCCTGCTATTGAAAATGTCACTCAACGATAGTTCCGTAAACAGCGTCGCGGCCATGCTCATGGTTGCCATCCCCAGCGCGCTGTTACTCGCCGTTATTGCGCCACTGAACGGTGCATCATTTATCATTCCCGACACCAACTCGCTTTTTGCTCTGATCGGTGTCGGTGTTGTCAGTACCACTCTCGGCTGGTCACTCATTTCATCGGCAATCAAACATATCCAGGCTACGGTTGCCGGTCTGATCCTGCTGTTGCAGCCAACTCTTGCGCTGGTCTGGGATACTCTTTTCTTTGATCGGCCAACAGGAGGAATCGAGATTTTCGGTATTCTCCTGATTCTTTCAGCTATCTATATCGGCTCAGATCGAAAATAGCCCCGAAAAAAGATATGTTGACCCGCTCAGATGTCGTATCAGCAGATTGAAACAATTTCGTATTCTCGTATACCGTTACTTTTAAGCTCGATCTGATCTCCAACCTGTCGGCCAAGCAACTCTTGCCCCAGAGGTGAAACCGGGGTAATGATCATGATCTCCACCCCGTCAAGCTCCAACACCAGTCCCCCCGCAGCGGGGCCCAGAAAAACCAGCCGCATTTTTCCTGCGTCATCCTCCAGCTGCACGACTGCAGTCAAACGAATAACCGATTCAGCGGAAAACTGCGGTAATGACAATTGCTGATATTCTTGTATCGCCTGCTGAATTTCCTGAGCGCGATTGGCCTGGCCCTGAGCAAGATAAGACGCCTCCAGGCCTAAAGTTGCATATTTGTTATCGGGGATGCTCTCCTCATGGATTGCAGCAGCATGGGCGGTCTTCGCCGCCTGCAGAAGCAGAGCGTAATCAGACTTCAATCGAGTCAGAATCTGATCACGCAAAGCCTCTTTATCCATGAGTTTAGCGGTGAATAATTTCAAGAATTGCTATTTTCATCCTCAGTAAAAGCTTGTTCCAACGCATAACGGGCATGTAATGCCGCCGTATTAAATAGCGGCAAGTCGGTATCGTCCTGACGAACCAACAGCGGTATCTCGGTACAACCGAGAATCACCCCTTCCGCCCCCTGATCACGCAATTTATCAATAATAGTCAGATAGTTCTTACGCGTTCCATCAGTAAATTTTCCGACACAAAGTTCTTTGAAAATAGCCTGATGAACATATTCCCGATCTTCAGGCTCGGGGATGATAACATCCAGACCAAAGTTATCCAACAGCCGTTGCCGGTAAAAATCCTCCTCCATGGTATAGCGGGCTCCCAGCAAGCCGACTTTTTTCAGCCCCTGCCCTTTGATCGCCTTGCCTGTAGCATCGGCAATGTGGAGTAAAGGCACTTTGATTTGCGCTTCAATAATGGGCGCAACTTTATGCATCAGGTTGGTACAGATCAAAATCATATCTGCTCCGGAGAGCGTTAATCCCAACGCCGCATCACCCAGTTTATTTCCCGCCTCTTGCCATTGACCGTTGACTTGAAACTGCTCAATCTCGGCAAAATCAACGCTGTGCATTAAAACTTTGGCCGAATGCAAACCGCCAAGACGTTCCCGAACTCCTTCATTGAGGAGTTGATAATACAGAACCGTAGATTCCCAACTCATTCCACCCAGTAAACCAATCGTTTTCATAAGCTTCCCCTTTCAAGATCCATCACAATTTTTTTAAGATTCTGGCATTAAATCGTATAATCTGTTTACAAAACAGATACAGTTTATTTTAAAATAAATCATTACAGTTTGATCGGAGAAATTTATGCATCAGAATACTTTTCGCTACCGCAAAGTTGAACAACACATTATGGATCTGGTTGCCAGCCAAACCTTGAAAGCAGGGGACAAACTTCCTTCGTTAAGACAACTGAGTCGACAACTGTCCGTCAGCATATCGACCATCAGCCAAGCTTATCTCGAATTGGAAAAAAAAGGGATTATTGTTGCTCGCGACCGTTCCGGCTACTATCTCAACAGCGGCATAACACGGCTTCCATCTCCGGCCAGTCGCCCTCGCCTGGAAATGAAACCCACGCTTGGGCAACGCAATGACCTCATCCAGACTGTTCTTCAGGCTCTCGGCAATCCAAATCTTCTCCCTTTGGGAGTTGTCTCCCCGGCAGTGGAATTGCTTCCCTCAAAAACACTGACCCGTCTGTTAACATCGGCCCTGCGTGAAAATCCAACGTTGGGAATGAATTACTCTTCTGTCAACGGTGATATCGAATTACGCCGGCAACTCGCGCTACATTCGCTGGCTTCCGGGATCACTGTCACCCCGGAAGAAATCCTGATTACTTCGGGTGCGATAGAGGGAATCGCCATCGCTCTACGCGCGTTGACTCGCCCTGGGGACAATGTTCTGATCCAGTCTCCCAGCTACTTTTGTTTCCTTCAACTCCTGGAAAATTGCGGATTGAGGGCGATAGAAATCCCTTCGTCAACAACCGGTATCGATCCTGATGATATTAAAAAAGCCATGACCCGCTTTGACATTAAAGCTGCCATTCTGGCCCCCAACTTCAATAACCCCGACGGCAGTTTCACTGATGACACCAAAAAACAGCAAATCGTCAGATTACTTGCAGAGCAATCAATCCCACTGGTCGAAGACGATGTTTACGGTGATCTGTATTTTGGCAGCAAACGTCCGGCAACCTTTAAAAGCTTTGACCAGCAAGGACAAGTCATTCTCTGCTCTTCATTTTCCAAAACAGTGGCCCCCGGTTATCGCGTTGGTTGGATGTTTCCTGGCCGCTATTACGAAAAAGCTCTCGATATAAAAACCACCACCAACATCTGTACTGCCGTACCGAATCAGATGGCAATGACATCTTTCCTGCGTGAAGGTTACTACGAACGCCACCTGCGGCGCTTGCGTAGTGCGATACAAGGGCAGATGGAAACATTATTACTCAGCTTGCAACGGCATTTTCCAGCAACAACCAGAGCCGGATTCCCGGAAGGGGGAGCCGCCATCTGGGTTGAACTCCCTGGGGAAATTGATGCCATCGAAC
This window encodes:
- a CDS encoding ATP-binding cassette domain-containing protein; its protein translation is MISATNICLAYGKRTIFKDVNIKFVPGNCYGLIGANGAGKSTFLKILAGESEADKGAISVGTGERIAMLRQDHFAFDEHSVIDTVMMGHERLFKVKAEREAIYAKTEFTDEDGVRSGELEAEFAEMNGYEAESEAAVLLSGLGIGDDLLSKQMKELEGGEKIRVLLAQALFGNPDVLLLDEPTNHLDLKSIQWLEDFLARFQNTVIVVSHDRHFLNQVCTHVADIDFGKITVYVGNYDFWYEASQLALHQKQEENRKASDKAEELKSFIQRFSSNASKAKQATSRKKLLEKLTIEDMPVSSRRYPFVVFKPERACGDIILEIKDLCKSIDGVKVLDYFSLTLNKGDKVAFIGGDSLIKTTLFQILEGVIEPDSGSFRWGVTITPAFFPIDNSSYFEKDLTLVDWLLQFAPTEGESFARGFLGRMLFSGDEAKKQTSVLSGGEKVRCMLSKMMLNEANALIFDEPTNHLDLESITALNNGLMAFSEVLLFTSHDHKFLSTVANRIIEFTPAGFIDRTLTFDEYLESTEVSKMRAEHYQGETYLSL
- a CDS encoding spermidine synthase, whose protein sequence is MAIPWQVLDRFETDDEGVLELRKRGAGDFLITVGTQILMNSKAQRSEMALGKLGCHQLKKHPNPQVLVGGLGMAITLRAVLDELTDCAKVLVAELNPKIKEWCLGPLAELTAAAAADPRVTVKIGDVAQLVKLAKPESFEAIIYDLYRGPGPQTDRRNDPLYGSRAIEQCHRALKNDGVFAIWGENPDPGFESRLDSAGFDVRCERPGKGGYRHAVWVATKTNCTLKNHSPQRKRKIQ
- a CDS encoding RNA-binding S4 domain-containing protein translates to MKSFILEGRKFIELYKILKIEGLSSSGGEAKAVIAAGQVLVNGATETQKRKKITAGDTVEFNSEKILVCSN
- a CDS encoding MATE family efflux transporter — translated: MIHFNRKKFKLLRTEAGLLLPLAAPILAAQLAQQALAFTDTVMAGRVSATDLAGVAVGGSIWGPLFLFLYGVLLAITPMVAQLYGAGKISETGPLARRGVLVSLPLVLIIILLLRNASIVFSPMGVDPQVAAISADYLKAISWGVPALTLFFLLRNLSEGLGMVRPSMLIGLACIPVNVAGNYVFIYGKLGFPAMGGAGCGWASALSLWFMCGCMVLTIWRVRRYNMTHFFDLTRKCGVEDAVQFIRLGLPIGISLLVEASIFALIALFLSPLGAMTVASHQITLNYSSMIFMIPLSISSAITIRVGHAIGRRRFDRARLVSIAGITLNSLIALLTAALTMVFARHIAGIYTHDQQVITIAVGLLYLNALYQLSDAFQVGAAAALRGYKDTRVPLLMVIISYWGIGLPLGYSLALTNTFGSPLGAKGFWLSLLIGLSVAAILLGLRLRKVARKEIVFSERG
- a CDS encoding DMT family transporter — encoded protein: MRHHSSTSPQPFPLLKLLFGSICISFSPIFIKLADVPPDTAGFYRQLFAAMSLLVLMFLRRENLKMAQRPRLLLWLGGAVLAIDFMCWHRSIVLIGPGLSTLLANFQIFFTALFSWLFFKQKISKMFILAVVMALCGLFFITGVDVKSLEKGYELGILLGLMAAIFYSGYILLLKMSLNDSSVNSVAAMLMVAIPSALLLAVIAPLNGASFIIPDTNSLFALIGVGVVSTTLGWSLISSAIKHIQATVAGLILLLQPTLALVWDTLFFDRPTGGIEIFGILLILSAIYIGSDRK
- a CDS encoding GreA/GreB family elongation factor, yielding MKLFTAKLMDKEALRDQILTRLKSDYALLLQAAKTAHAAAIHEESIPDNKYATLGLEASYLAQGQANRAQEIQQAIQEYQQLSLPQFSAESVIRLTAVVQLEDDAGKMRLVFLGPAAGGLVLELDGVEIMIITPVSPLGQELLGRQVGDQIELKSNGIREYEIVSIC
- a CDS encoding aspartate/glutamate racemase family protein, translated to MKTIGLLGGMSWESTVLYYQLLNEGVRERLGGLHSAKVLMHSVDFAEIEQFQVNGQWQEAGNKLGDAALGLTLSGADMILICTNLMHKVAPIIEAQIKVPLLHIADATGKAIKGQGLKKVGLLGARYTMEEDFYRQRLLDNFGLDVIIPEPEDREYVHQAIFKELCVGKFTDGTRKNYLTIIDKLRDQGAEGVILGCTEIPLLVRQDDTDLPLFNTAALHARYALEQAFTEDENSNS
- a CDS encoding PLP-dependent aminotransferase family protein encodes the protein MHQNTFRYRKVEQHIMDLVASQTLKAGDKLPSLRQLSRQLSVSISTISQAYLELEKKGIIVARDRSGYYLNSGITRLPSPASRPRLEMKPTLGQRNDLIQTVLQALGNPNLLPLGVVSPAVELLPSKTLTRLLTSALRENPTLGMNYSSVNGDIELRRQLALHSLASGITVTPEEILITSGAIEGIAIALRALTRPGDNVLIQSPSYFCFLQLLENCGLRAIEIPSSTTGIDPDDIKKAMTRFDIKAAILAPNFNNPDGSFTDDTKKQQIVRLLAEQSIPLVEDDVYGDLYFGSKRPATFKSFDQQGQVILCSSFSKTVAPGYRVGWMFPGRYYEKALDIKTTTNICTAVPNQMAMTSFLREGYYERHLRRLRSAIQGQMETLLLSLQRHFPATTRAGFPEGGAAIWVELPGEIDAIELFYQARQAGIGIAPGPIFSTQDKYNNFIRLSSNGIWNTEMEEGMKVLGQLAGSTAESVR